The Leptolyngbya sp. FACHB-261 genome segment TTACTGAGCATGAACACTTGTTGGATGGAGATCCAGATCTCCAGCGTTCGGTGCAACTCCGGAACGGCTCGATTGTGCCATTGGGCTTTCTGCAAGCCTCACTGCTTAAGCGGCTGCGGCAGCACAAAGGCACAGGAGGTACCACACCTGGCGGTACTGGGGTCATTCGCTCTCGCTACTCTCGCAGTGAGTTGCTCCGCGGTGCCCTATTAACGATCAATGGCATCGCCGCTGGCATGCGCAATACGGGCTGAGCACCGGAAGGTGTACAGGCGTGTTATGCCGATTCTCTAAATGAAAGCTACAAATCAAAACCTCACCGCCTACGGCTCCTCCCCTTGCTAAGGGGAGGTTGGGAGGGGTCAATCTGGAGCGATTAAAAAGTGAGTTGGTATTACGGGCAGAAATAAAAGCTAAGTGCGAGTGTCTCTCGGCGACGCTCGCACTTAACTCGTGCCTAACTAGCCTGGAGCTGCGTTAGCACTCGGAGTGAGCTCAAGCTAATCTCACCCCTTTGTGAGTCCGCCCTTTAGTCAGTTGCCTTACATGCGTTCCAGCACGGAAATACTTAGCAGCGACAGGCCGAGCTTGAGGGTGCGCGCGACTGTGTCACAGAGCATGAGCCGGGAGCTACGGATGGGTTCCTCAGCTTTAAGCACTGGGCAGTTCTCGTAGAACTGGTTGTACTTCTGACTGAGTTCAAACAAATGCTGGCAGAGGCGATTCGGTAACAGGTCATCAGCAACCTGATAAAGAACATCGCCAAAGCCGAGCAAGTGTTTTGCTAGCGCTAACTCCGTGGGCTCATCCAAGGAGACTGGCGTTTTGCCTCGAAGCGCGGCAAAGTCCGGCCCAGCAAAATCGATGCCGCCTTCGCGACCTATGCTCTGAACGCGAGCATAGGCATAGAGCATGTATGGAGCGGTGTTGCCCTTGAGGGAAAGCATCTTATCGAAGCTAAACCCATAACTGCTTGTGCGGTTTTGCGACAGGTCGGCATACTTAACTGCGCTTAAACCTACTCGCTGGGCAACCTGCGTTTTGAAGTCTTCCGGTTCGTCAATTTCGCGTTCTTGCAGACGGCTTTCGAGATCGGCCCGAGCGCGCACAATCGCCTCATCCAGGAGATCTTGGAGGCGCACTGTCTCGCCAGAACGGGTTCTGAGCTTTTTGCCATCCTCACCCAAAACCAGTCCAAAGGGCACGTGGGTAGCCTCGACCGACTCCGGCAACCAACCAGCTTTGCGGGCAACGCCAAAAACTTGTTGGAAGTGCAGTGACTGACCAGCATCCACCACATAGATTAGGCGGTCCCCCTGGTCTTCCCGCACCCGATAGCGGATGGAGGCTAAGTCGGTCGTGGCATAGTTATAGCCACCATCGGCCTTCTGAATAATCAGGGGTAAAGGCTCGCCTTCTCGGTTCGTGAAGCCTTCGAGAAAGACACAGAGGGCTCCCTGATTTTCGACCAGCAGGCCCAGTTCATCCAGCTCTTGCACAATGCCAGGGAGGAAAGGCTCATAAAAAGACTCACCCCGCTCCTGCAAATGCACATCCAGCAGGTCATAGATCACCTGAAACTCACGCCGCGACTGATCGCATAGCAGTTTCCACACCTGACGGGCCGCTGGATCGCCTGATTGCAGAGCAACGACCTTCTGATGAGCCCGTTCTTTGAAGGCCTCATCTTCATCAAAGCGCTTCTTAGCAGCCCGATACAAACTGACAAGATCACCTAGATCCAGCGTGTCGGCAGTCGTTAACGCTTCAGGATGCACGTCCTGCAAATGGGCAATCAGCATGCCAAACTGGGTGCCCCAGTCGCCTACATGGTTGAGCCGGAGCACTTGGTGTCCCACGAACTCTAGAATTCGCGCTAGGGATTCGCCAATGATCGTGGAGCGTAGGTGCCCCACATGCATCTCCTTAGCGATGTTGGGGCTGGAGAAGTCAACGACCACCATTTGGGGTTTCTCAACCAGCGAGATCCCCAACCGCTCATCGCTTTGTATTTGCAGAAGTTGAGCTTCAAGGTAAGACCGGGAGAGCGTCAGGTTGATAAAACCAGGCCCTGCAATTTTGGGGGGCTCACACAGATCAGCCACATCCAAATGAGCCACAATTTGCTCAGCAATTTGCCGTGGCTTCTGCGCCAGAGGTCGCGCCAAACTCAAGGCCACGTTGCACTGATAGTCACCAAACTTTGGATCGCTGGTGGCTGCCAAAAGCGGATCAGTGGTGGCATCAGGCCCAAACGCTGCACTAAGAGCAGCGCTGAAGCGGGCCTTGAGTTGCTGAAGCAGGGGTTTCATGGATGGATTGAAAGGGTTGTGCAATACCCCATCCTACCGGCCAGACCGAAGCCCAGTGCTAGGGCCAGTGTGAGAGCCAGTACCATTACCAGGACTAGGGTTCAATTAGGCCACCACCCAGAACCAGGTCACCGGCTGGGTCGGGTTGATACCAAACTGCAGCCTGTCCTGGGGTAACGCCAAATTGCGGCTCCGAGAACACGATTCGAGCCCGATTCTCCGGCAAGGGAATAATGGTCGCCTCAGTTGGTTGCGAGCGGTAACGCACTTGCACCAGCGCTTGAATCGGCGTGCTGGGCTCAGCCATGGCAACCCAGTTCACCAGTTGCACGCTGCATTCAGAACCCTGTGCACTGTCACGCCCACCGACAATCACTCGGTTACGTCCAGCATCCAGACCAATGACATAAAGCGGTTCAGCCGCAGCAATACCTAAGCCTTTGCGCTGGCCGATCGTGTAATGGTGAACGCCCTCGTGTTGCCCCAGGATCTTGCCCTGAGCATCAACGATGTCTCCCTTGCTGGGGCTAATGTATTGGTCGAGAAACTGCCGCATGGAGCCATGCGACTCCACTAGACACAGATCCATACTCTCAGGCTTATCTGCTGTGGCTAAACCATATTCAGCCGCAGCCCGCCTAGTTTCAGCTTTGGTGCAATTGCCCAAGGGAAACATTGAACCGGCTAGCAGATCTTGGGACAGCTCATACAAGAAATAAGACTGGTCTTTGCCCAAATCTAAGGCTCGGCGTAAGCGATAACGTCCGCTTTGTGGGTCCTGATCAAGCCGTGCGTAATGACCTGTGGCAACAGTAGAAATTCCCCACTGCTCCCGAGCATATTTCTGCATGGGGCCAAACTTCACAGCCTTGTTGCAGCGAGAGCAAGGCAAAGGTGTACTACCGACTGCATAACCAGCAACCAAGTAGTCCACAATGTTTTCCTGAAAAACATCGCGGCTATCGAGAACGTGATGGGAAATGCCTAGTTGTTCGCAGATACGAGCCGCATCCACCATGCCCTCAGAGCAGCACTGACCTTTGCCCTTCATTAACCAAAGGGTCAGCCCCGTAACTTCGTAGCCCTGATTACACAGCACTGCTGCTG includes the following:
- the argS gene encoding arginine--tRNA ligase, encoding MKPLLQQLKARFSAALSAAFGPDATTDPLLAATSDPKFGDYQCNVALSLARPLAQKPRQIAEQIVAHLDVADLCEPPKIAGPGFINLTLSRSYLEAQLLQIQSDERLGISLVEKPQMVVVDFSSPNIAKEMHVGHLRSTIIGESLARILEFVGHQVLRLNHVGDWGTQFGMLIAHLQDVHPEALTTADTLDLGDLVSLYRAAKKRFDEDEAFKERAHQKVVALQSGDPAARQVWKLLCDQSRREFQVIYDLLDVHLQERGESFYEPFLPGIVQELDELGLLVENQGALCVFLEGFTNREGEPLPLIIQKADGGYNYATTDLASIRYRVREDQGDRLIYVVDAGQSLHFQQVFGVARKAGWLPESVEATHVPFGLVLGEDGKKLRTRSGETVRLQDLLDEAIVRARADLESRLQEREIDEPEDFKTQVAQRVGLSAVKYADLSQNRTSSYGFSFDKMLSLKGNTAPYMLYAYARVQSIGREGGIDFAGPDFAALRGKTPVSLDEPTELALAKHLLGFGDVLYQVADDLLPNRLCQHLFELSQKYNQFYENCPVLKAEEPIRSSRLMLCDTVARTLKLGLSLLSISVLERM
- the mnmA gene encoding tRNA 2-thiouridine(34) synthase MnmA: MAQVVAALSGGVDSSTAAAVLCNQGYEVTGLTLWLMKGKGQCCSEGMVDAARICEQLGISHHVLDSRDVFQENIVDYLVAGYAVGSTPLPCSRCNKAVKFGPMQKYAREQWGISTVATGHYARLDQDPQSGRYRLRRALDLGKDQSYFLYELSQDLLAGSMFPLGNCTKAETRRAAAEYGLATADKPESMDLCLVESHGSMRQFLDQYISPSKGDIVDAQGKILGQHEGVHHYTIGQRKGLGIAAAEPLYVIGLDAGRNRVIVGGRDSAQGSECSVQLVNWVAMAEPSTPIQALVQVRYRSQPTEATIIPLPENRARIVFSEPQFGVTPGQAAVWYQPDPAGDLVLGGGLIEP